The following nucleotide sequence is from Vicingaceae bacterium.
TCAACAGTACCTGTGCCATCTGAAATTTCTGCTACGAGACGTTTAGACGAACCATCACCCACTGTATTCTTCGAAATTAATTTTCCGGTAAATTGCACATATTTAAGGTCTTCTGTTATTTTGTCGATGGTTAACAGACGGGTACGGTCTTCGTATCTTAAAGGGAAATAATTCAACAGGTCCTCAAAATACTCTATTCCTGCTTCGCTTTTCAACCATTTTGACCGTTCAGGCCCAACCCCTTTAAGATACTCAATAGGCGTTTTCAGTATTTCATCAAATGGTTTCTGCATGTTTGGTCAAAGCTGGCTATTAATCAGTCCTTGACTGTTTATCAGATTCTGCACGTTCTTGTTCTGCAATGCATCTTTTAACAATCTTGCATGATTTTCATGATGCAAATCCGTACCGGCCAATTTCACCAACCCGTTTTTCAATAAATACAAAGCCAGGTTTTTAACCGGTTTGCCGTAATAGCCGGTCAACGATAACATATTTAATTGTAAAATTACGCCTTTTTCATAGATTTCATGAAAAACTTCCTTTTTATGATAGAAATAAAGGTATCTTTCGGGATGTGCCAAAACCGGGATAATCCCCTGCAATTGAAGTTGAAACACCGCTTCTCTCCAATTCAACGGCTCAATGGATAAAGGAAGTTCAAACAATACATATTTGCCGGCTATTGGAATATATTGTTTTTTTCTGATGATCTCAAAAAAATTATCTTCGAAATAATATTCGGCAGAGACATCAAAAAAAATATTCAATCCTGCATTTGATATAGCTTCATTTACTTTATCTTTCAAACGGAAAATGATTTCCGGGGTATTGTTGTATTGCCCGGACATAACATGAGGAGTGGCAAACAATTTTGAATACCCTAATTGTTGGAGGGATTCAATCAATGTCAATGAATGTTGCAAATCTTTGGCGCCGTCATCTATACCCGGCAACAAATGTGCATGCATGTCTGTTTTCAAAACAGAATAATCATTTTTAAAAACATTATTTTTTTTGTTTTTGAAAAAATTCCAAAACCCCATAAGGTTAACTTTTTCTGATTTGAAGCATTTCCATCAATTCAAACATATTTTTTTTACGAGCAGGGTCTACCGGAAGTTTATCGAGAAGCAACCACGACAAAGACATATAATCTTTAATTTTATCTTCTACAAAAGATTTCACATCATATTTATGCATGATATCCAAAACGGTTTTTATTCTGAAATTGTCATCCAACGAGCGGTCATGCAGACATTTCAATAAAATTTGTTTATCTTGATGATTGGCAATATCGAAAGCTTTTATCACCGGATAAGTTTTCTTGCCGGCTAACAGGTCACCTCCTACCCTTTTTCCTGTTTGTCCACTATTTCCAAACAAATCAAGGTAATCGTCCTGCAATTGAAAAGCAATTCCCATATTTTTGCCGCATTCAAACAAACGGTCGGCATCTTTGACCGTCGAACCACCCAGCATAGCTCCCAACCACAAGGAATAACCCAATAAAACCGAAGTTTTTGCTTCAATCATTTTAAGATATCTGAAAACGGGAATCATTTCTTCATCCTCGAAATCCATGTCCCATTGTTGTCCTTCACAAACTTGTGTGGCAATATGATTGAACTTATCCAACACGGCCGGCAATAAACGGTGATCAACTTTGAGCAAAAGTTTGTATGCTTCCAGCAGCATCTGATCTCCGGAAAGTATCGCCACATTGATGTTCCATTTTTTCATCACAGTAGGCATGTTTCTTCTCAAAGGAGCGTCGTCCATTATGTCGTCATGGATCAGAGTAAAGTTATGAAACATTTCAACAGCCAATGCCGGCAATACCACCCTTTCGCAATCATCACGATAGAGCTGA
It contains:
- a CDS encoding isoprenyl synthetase, yielding MKYGLQELLDLINKTIENFEWKKEPGKLYDPLRYTLSQKGKRIRPLMVLIAYQLYRDDCERVVLPALAVEMFHNFTLIHDDIMDDAPLRRNMPTVMKKWNINVAILSGDQMLLEAYKLLLKVDHRLLPAVLDKFNHIATQVCEGQQWDMDFEDEEMIPVFRYLKMIEAKTSVLLGYSLWLGAMLGGSTVKDADRLFECGKNMGIAFQLQDDYLDLFGNSGQTGKRVGGDLLAGKKTYPVIKAFDIANHQDKQILLKCLHDRSLDDNFRIKTVLDIMHKYDVKSFVEDKIKDYMSLSWLLLDKLPVDPARKKNMFELMEMLQIRKS
- a CDS encoding capsular polysaccharide biosynthesis protein — encoded protein: MGFWNFFKNKKNNVFKNDYSVLKTDMHAHLLPGIDDGAKDLQHSLTLIESLQQLGYSKLFATPHVMSGQYNNTPEIIFRLKDKVNEAISNAGLNIFFDVSAEYYFEDNFFEIIRKKQYIPIAGKYVLFELPLSIEPLNWREAVFQLQLQGIIPVLAHPERYLYFYHKKEVFHEIYEKGVILQLNMLSLTGYYGKPVKNLALYLLKNGLVKLAGTDLHHENHARLLKDALQNKNVQNLINSQGLINSQL